GATCCTGATCGCGCGTGTGTCATATTATAACGCTCATGCATATATATGCGCAGCGATATATACTAGTATATGTGTATCATCCATCGTCAAACCCAAATTTAAATTAATGTGCAAGATGATGTGCTTTCTTCTCATCCAGATCCATTGTAAGTTtcagaaaaagaacaaaaatgtaGTGTCTATGGCCCAACATACACCTGCCAaatgcagcatgcatgcattattCTGTTTCTTTGTTCATCAAAAATTGTCAATTGCAAGCTCATGGCCGGCTTGGACGATCTGCTCTAGATCGAGCTAGCTAGGTAGCTTTGGTTCTATAGTGCTCCATATACATCGTTGTGGATTGCGCATATATACAATCGGCAAGCACAATTGGCATGGCAAGCTAGCTTTATGATGCGTGTCGATGTCCATGGGTGGCCACCGAAATCGGAGGAAAAAAAGACTCTTTTCCACCAAAAAGGAGTGGATCCCCGCACTACTGCAAAAAGAATGATCACTGCTAGTTTTAAAACCACATCACTATCAATTTTGGAACTGATAATGTTTATTCGACACTGAAAGTGAAAatctatcactgccggttctagagccaacagtgatagATGTTCTGGGAGCTAAAAAAATGGATCGAGACGGCTTGAAATCAAGTCAGCTCGGATCCCGCACCCATCGTCGCTCCCGTTGAGCATCACTCCCGCCACCGCCGAGCTCCTGCACAACAATATAACGCGGCAGCTCGAAGGCCGCCGCTACAGCACATGCTCGACCACCACCGCGCTTCGCTCGGCTGCGCTGCTGCTGTGGatcccgccgccacgaaggatcCTGCCACCGCCCATGCTAGAGGTGAGCAACACCGACTACGACTCCTGCCCTGGCTTCAGCCCCCTTGCCACCTTCAACACTGGCGATGACGTCGTCCCGCTCCCAACCGCTGACACCACCCGCTACTTCATCTGCGGTGTGCCCGTCGATGGCGTAGCCGGGCGCCAGGGCCCCCGCGGCCGGCGGCTAGGCGGTGCCTCCGGCAAGCTCGGCGGTCGGAGAGAAGAGGGAGTGGAGTCATACTGAGATGGAGGAGAAGAGCTCGGCAGCCGGAGAGAAGAACTCGGCGGTCGGAGCTTGATCCATTGGGTGGGTGGTcggagagaagagggagagatgagGGAGGGACTGAGCGGGCGCATGAGGATAAGACAGCCATATTGAGCGTGTGAGGATAAGGATCGAGCCAAACGGACGGACGCGAGAGGTGCGAGCCAAAACGCTATTCCATTGAAATTTTGGATCCGGGCTAGACTTCAGTATCGATTTGTAtaaaaactagcactgatactatcagtaccgattttTATTACAAACCAATTTTTAATAGTTTTACCATGGTTCAAGTGTGGGAGGAtaggaaccaacagtgatacacTTTCACTGTCAATTTTTTCATAACCAGCAGTAATAAAATGCTACTTATAGCTGATTCGGTAGCAGTGCCCACTCATGTTGAGTACTTGGCCACGCGCACGCAACAAATTAAACCTCCGATCCTGCAGATGAGAGATCCGATCTACTTACTATAAAACGGGCCACAATGCAAGCTAGCGTGTGTCCGCCACACTATTGCCACTCCTACTGGAGTACTATTTATCACTCCATCACTCACAGTCCGGTGAGGTCTCCTTGTTAAGTTGCGTTGCTAGCTACTCTGCCAAGTTTTGTGCTGCGAGCTAGACTAGATAGCACTCCAACGTACGTACACAGATTGACCTTGCCATGGCCATGAACGTCGACGGCAAGGTGGACGCCGAGAACCCGGCCCTCTCGTGCGTGGACGACGACGAGTCGTCCTTGGACCTGGCTGCGCGCGCCAACTGGCTGCGCGCGGCGGTGCTGGGCGCCAACGATGGGCTGGTGTCGACGGCGTCGCTGATGCTGGGCGTGGGCGCCGTGAAGCCGGACGCGCGCGCCATGGTCGTCTCCGGGTTCGCGGGCCTCCTGGCGGGAGCGTGCAGCATGGCCATCGGCGAGTTCGTGTCCGTGTGCTCCCAGCGCGACGTGGAGATCGCGCAGCTGGAGCGCGACGGCggggaagagaagaaggcgctCCCCAGCCCCGTGCAGGCCGCGGCGGCGTCCGCGCTGGCCTTCTCCGTGGGCGCGCTCGTGCCGCTGCTGGCGGCCGGGTTCATCGGCGACTACAGGCTGCGGGTCGGGGTGGTGATCGGCGTGGCGACAGCGGCGCTGGCCGCGTTCGGGTGCGTGGGCGCGGTGCTGGGGCGTTCCCCAGTGGCGAGATCGTGCGCGCGGGTGGTGGTCGGTGGCTGGGCCGCCATGAGCGTCACGTTCGGGCTGATGAGGCTTTTCAGAGCCAGCGGCATATGAGCCCCCTCACGCTTTTGGCGTGGCCGCTCTAAATCTGCTTATGCTTGTGTGCGCGCATCCATCTGCTCTGCTAACCATGCATAGATGATGCACTCGAATCGATTATATTATTGCTAGCTCCCCTCCCCTTGATTTCTTTCATCAATTCCCTTGTATCCATCGTCGATCGATCATATCTGTCGTCGTCGTTGCATGCATGTGATGCAATGTAATTCTCTCGATTGTGACCGGCCTAATTTACTGTTATATATAGTTAATAATATTGTGCTTTTAATTACTAGCTACTGGTCTAGCAGCTCTAATGATTTCCGCTGTCTTGCAAGTTTGCCACTGGTGATCAAGTGAGTTTTTGGCTTTTTGTATGCTGACAGAGACGAGACGCGCCCGTATAATACATTGCATGCCCAGTCCGGTCCGGTCTCCAGTCTCCTACGAATTCGAATTCCATGGTGCCACCAAAGGCAAAGCACATCAGCTGGAAGCACAACAGGAACGAAAATGCATGCGGTTTGGCCTCTCTGAATATAATGCTGCTGCACCAGCTTCGTTTTCTGCATGCCTCCGTCCGATTAAATAGGCGACAACCATCGGTTTCAGTGGCACAGGCTGACAAGTAGTATAGTCATGCATGTCGTCTACCACACCAGGGAAGGCAAACTATAAGCAATCCAGAGCGTATTGAGCATGGACTTATTTTTTCCGGTTTTTCCTCAGCTGCAGATGGCCGGGTCCGTCCGTAGAGAGTCATagagtgccccccccccccccaatgccGTGGTACTTTCGAGGAAATGGGTCCCGCATGTACCATATTTAGGTGCTAAAATTCAGGCACCTTTAAAACGtgaattttacatttttttctataaagaaaattttattgACTCTTATGACTAAAACAAGAAGATACAATCGCATAAACGTTCACTCCTAACTTCTATATGACCAACGATGCACGTAACCTGAAAGACAAAAATGAACAAAACGTAAAATAAACAACCCAAAAAATCCACAAATCATCGATAAGACTCGAAACCGACTACGCTAAGGTGGATAATTCAAGATCCCAAGCTTAAAACCCCATCCATATCTGACAAAGAGCTCTCTGATCGTCTGCTCCAGTTACGTATATGTTGTTGCTACCATTCCTTGAGGGTCCGTCTGTTGATGCATAGATCAAGTGCGGAGCcaatgtgtacatatatataacattcaaatgaaatatttattctcttactaaaaataatatcatttctaTATAGCCATAGCGATCAATATAACATTACCACTTTAACCCTAGTACATGAGCTTTTAGTCTTTTACTAAGCAACATAGTCAGTTTCCCATCATATGAGATACATCGCGGGGTGGGTAACAGTCTGTAATGGATGATGAACTATGCGAAATGGGCGAATTGACATTCAAAGAAGATGTGCTTAATTATCTCATATTTATGACAGGAATAACACTTCTGATTGTCTTGCCATCTTCTTTTTACTAGATTATCCTTGTTAGTAGAACTCCTTGTTGGAGATGCCAAAGAAAGTTTTTGATTTTAGAGAATACTTTGAACTCccataattatttatttatatttgggTATctatatgtttcaaagctttgTATAAGGAATTCAAAGAGAATTGACCTTTTTTTGTCAAATTCCAGTTGAACTTATCCCGCCCTTGTGTGATATTTAcatcattaatttttttataataaatcatTCCAAGCTGTCTACCTAGTACCAGTTATATTCTATCGGACTGTGATATTCACCTGAGGTGTatgtgtagcatctaggcctctagataagtggtaagtgtttcagtgattaatgataaccatatcattgtgactaatatgtatattttgaagggaataaaaaaattacctcaTAATATtaattgggtattcttggttaCTAAGTTGAACTCATGGATGATCAAAGAATCTTCTAGTTCTGAGTGTCacaaggacacttagagtagcatATGTtctttttcttagtttttttactgtactataaagaggggctaagagtagtagcttgatctaggtgagtctagacatgtttgatgcacacttgtgaaactCTAACACTAGGTATCTCAGAGAAGCCTATGGATAAGTTgccaagaagttagaactcgaaattggttgaattggatgagttcagaaGAAAACACCTACATCGGATGATTCAACGATCTTGAAGATGAACTCTATGAAGTATTATTGGTTCAGTTTAGTAAGTTGTTGAGTGCACTGGATGGTCCGTCGATCTACAAAGTCgtttacaccggagcatttttggGTGACGTGGCTAGAAAAACAACaaatacacgccggatggtccggcgctctgCGGGATGAACACGTCAGAGTGTTTTGACTCAGAAGGGTAATTTTGAatctatacaccggatggttcggcgttGAGGATGAAGAACGTTGGAGCATTTTACGCAGAACAGGATTTTCGGTAGAAGAATTGAGTGTGCAtgctggatggtctggcgttcACCAAATGACATTGTCGGAGCAATTTCTGCAGAGAAGAAATTTCAGATTGGTTTCTGTGTTTGTACATGCCAGATAGTTTGACGTGGGAACCGAAGGCTTTGCCGAAGTATTTCTTGtagtaacggctaatgacagctggcacaaTTTGGGGCTCTAAAAATGCACACGTCGGATAGTCTGGCGTGGGTGAGCTAGCGCATGTCGGACCTTCCGATGTTCATAGAAAGTTGGGTTGTTAAGCAACGGGTAGATTTAGACCTCTagtctataaatacccacttGGTTTCAGTTTAATCTGTTGCAATCAAGAAGAGTTCATAcattgtgtgtcatcaagaagtaagagagagcacttgagttgattttgaAGTTCATTAATGCAAGATTAAGAAcgtcattagtgcttcaagagtagcgagtgagcatctagctgttgtctaggcttcatagggatcaagtgaagcAATTAACTttttactcttggtggttggcaacacttAGCCGgttttggtgattggaggtgtttttggtgagctcttggagttcttgtgggagcctcgaGAAGAggttgtacttggtttgatgcccactAATCTGGAGATGCAAAAGTGACAATcgctagtgagcacttgagtcttggtgactcgagAGGAAGTGATATCCTTGTGTGGatactccaacgaggattaggggAAAGtgtcaactcttcgataccttgAGACAAAAAATCGGTGTCCTCCTTCCCTACTCACTTACTTTCCCGTAATTTACTTCAAGCATTTACTTTTATGCCAGGtaacatattttgctctttctcgagtttttgttcacttggatgagcttatcttgttttaatttcttcaaactaaaatttttgtgctttgagggttatcaatgcactcatcaagggggagattgagaaatcaaattgaaatatgcattgctttacttgtgatgagcaattgacattggtatttatttgatttgatgatcttcgattttgcaTGATCTTTggtatgatttgaattgatttgggattttatttgagtatatTGAATATGAACtaactggaattagagttggagatatgtgtttacttgtttcatagtgtgcaggtgatgtaTGCAACTTGGTAATCGACGAcgagatgatcggggccaagcagagtgtttggtgccgaacgatcaaggaggctggatggagttaagggtgattctagctgaacacgtgaagATCAAGTAAAGCATGAAAAACAGATGGAGacagcgtgttgataaagtcaagcgaatggaATGCCGAtataagtgacaaggcggccctaGAGgtcaggagtgggagagacttgctggcgatcaagattgcaagacggagtacacacgtcaacatcggagcgcttgcttaaggtgtaagcaagtggggagacacgctttgaaaagcgtgctagggtttcacgatttggcctcaaaaccgtgagagGACCAGATGAGTACGTGACACCATCGCGAAACTTGCATCGAGacgaaactaagtcgtgaagacgtCACGACCGTCCGataaatcaagaagaaaattgaTCAAAATACTCTCGAGGTTggtatgagtgtactacaagataggaGTATTTTGGAAGAAAGTTAGAAAATttaggggtcaaattttctagccttataaatagaggggtaggttATAGGAGGAGTTGAACCAAACATTTTGTGCCTCTTGTGTTATctatatgagagccttgtgtagagttttagaggagagaaagatgaatgcttagcctacgtattaggtgagagttttgtgagaaaaaatctttatgATCTACCTAAAATAGGGTTCAGCTCTGCTGCAATAAATTTTacttttcttcatgttattgtacTCATCTTCtactagtttctctctattggttctttCGTAAaattataagttttttttttccagatttgattttcgttttgattttttggctgaaatttgaGCACCTTGtaagatcattcttcttgttgctagatgcATAAAATTAAGATACACACGATTATGTGATAGAGTCTTAAATTATTTTACCTCTAAACagtcaatttggagagtttcgttgctcggtgtttatcttttcttgtttcttttcaagttgtgatctttcaagtGCTAACACATGTGAATTTATTTCAAATGaaatatatggttcatataccatctgtagagtcgtgttgcctcggTTTTTTCTTgataaaacttatttttatttttacttccACTTAGGTTTTGAGGTATGCTAGATGATTCACATATGAGAAAGAtcatcaattttaaaaaaatttattgagaTGACTATTCAGCCTCTTCAATCATCGATCTCATTTCTACATAAACAAATGACACCAAATAAATAAACACAAACCTGAAGTATGAGTTTCGATTGGTTCGGTTCATGAAAACCAGCAAATAAAAGAGTTGAGATAGATAAAGAACGACGGTACGTCGCTAACAGTTTGACCAATAGCACGACAGCAAGCTTAATCTTTTGTTTTAGAATCTATGATCGACCAGCGgatcagggaggaggaggaggagggagcgtGCTGACCGCCTCCGCTACTGCTTACCTCTCCCTGCTGATTAAACATTATTGCATGGATTTCATCTTTCTTGGCTTGGAGCTCCTCAATTTTTGCTTGTATCAGCGGAAGCGATCTCCTCTGAGGGGGGTCGAGGAGTGCCTCGTTCTTGAGCTGCTCGATCCTCTCATCCAGATTTGCCACCTTCAGGAACATCACATTGCAAAATGAACTAGTAAACCGCACCCTCCCCtaacaaattaataaatactAATCGAATGTACCGTATTATTTACACGGAATACATCTATGCAAACCCAATAAATTAGTAGTAAGTAAAAACTAGTAATTGGTATTTACCGTCTTGGCAGGCCATCTGCGACGGCGCTTGGGTTTGTCGGGGGCGACGTTCAGTTCTTGGGGCGCCGCACGAACGGGGCCGCCAGCATTGATGTTGTCTCTTGCTGCTCTCTCGGCGGCCTCTCGGAACACCTCGGACGACTCCAGGATGACGGGCCGCAATGGAGGATCCTTTCTTCCTACCAGCTCTACTGCATATACATGCACAGACGTTTGCGTGTGACTGACAGTCATGACCAGCTCGCTTTTTAGCTAGGGATCATAACAACTTACGCAGCGGCCGCTCATGTGGGTTGTCACTTTCCGCGTCCGACGATGCGTCGTCGGGGATGACGACGGCCGTCTGGCTCTCGGGAGGCGGCAGGTTCAGGTTGATGCCGCTGGCAGGCGCATAAGGAGCAAGCGTCATCTGCAGAGGATCAGCCGCAAGCATGTCGGCAGCCGGAGGAGGCACGTAGCAACCAGCTCTGGTGATGTTCTCGGACGCCATTCTCACCGGCTGCGCAGCCGAAGAATCCATGCCTCCTTCTGCTTCTGCACATATGTATGTGATAGTAATTAGTATTAGAAGCCAGTGAAAGAATAATACCCGTAAGAAAATCCCGGCTTTTTCGTCAAGAGAGAAAGATCGATCTTTAAACAAACACAAATCTATCAACGCTCACCGGAAAAATAACTTGTGCAACCAACACATGGCACACGCTTATGCTACTGTAGCAGATCCGACAACGCATGGGCTACCAATCACTAGAAAGGGCGGACATAATAGTCTTCTATCCTATCCTTTTCTACGCTCTATGCAGTTCCAACATTTTGTTGGGACTCGCTACTATATATAGCAGCTCATTGTATCGTATCAACTTTGTCATTGCCTTGATGACAATTTTTGCCATCTTCCTATCTtaagtttagagaacaatattGAGTTGGGAGGTGAGAAGGAGGGGAAGGTCGCATGGATTTACATTTACCTATAATAATTGAAGAGGAGTGCGGCCATGCTGAGGCCGGTGCTGTTACTCCTTTCAGCTCCTTGCCACAAAGCGTCACACGGATAGGATCTGAGGCTACCTTTGCTTCAATTCCGCCGCAGGATAGTTGCAATTCAAGGTGCAACTCTCCCTTTGTCGGTGGTGACATGGCTTGATCCACCTTGCTCTGGGGATGAAATGAGGAATTTGAATAAGCACCTGCATTCACTCTGCTTACGTTAGAAAGATTGATAGAAGATGAAGCTTTTACCTTCATACCCGCAAGAATGGCTTCAACAAATCTCCTAGGTGGACAGAATGTAGAAGATCCCTCGGATATGCAAGTTTCCGATGAGATGTGGTGGTTTAGATGAGGCAAATCAAGAATGATCTCATTATCATTCAAGCTCCAGTCATGCCGCTCTGGAAGGTGGGAGGGACTAGACGTGAAGGAAGGGTGATCCGACGAAGTTCAGATGATGTGGGAGGGGATTTGGCCGCCGTCGTCGCTGGAGAGGTCGGTGTCAAGGATAGATGTGAACACCATTATATTGGGACTTCATTATAACAGATGTCACAAAACTGTACACATTGTACTAGAGGTGTATCTATCTAGATTTACTTAGTTGCCTAATTCCCTATCCCTGTGGAAAAATAGGGAAATGTTTGTTTTCAGTACATTACCTATAAAATCTGTAGAATTAATTGCTTGCAAGGTGTAACACCAAGAAATTTTTACTCATGCATCATTGGAACCTTCAATGACATACTTTTCTAATTTGCACCGAGATATTATGGTAAGAAACACCTATCGATTTTCTTTTATACCATAAATTTGTGCTTTAGAGGCCATGCGTAGTCGATCACAATGGTCAGGAAGTGATATCGGTCAATCCTTACATTGCTCTGGGGATGCAATGAGGAATTTGAATAATCGCTCGCATTCACTTCGCTGACGTTAGAAAGATTGATTGGAGATTAAACTTTTATCTTCCGATCCACATTAATGGCTTCAACAAATCTCCTAGGTGGACGGAATGTAGAAGATCCCTCGGATACTCAAGTTTCCGATGAGATTTGGCGATTTAGATGAGGCAAATCAAGGATGATTGCATTGTCATTCAAGCTCCAGTCATGCCGCTCTGACTAGGGGGGAGGGACTAAATGTGGAGGAAGGATGGTCCGACGAAGTTCAGATGATGTGGGAGGGTATctggccgccgctgccgctggagAGGTCAGTGTCAAGGACGTGTGTGAACACCATTACATTGGgacttcattattttttttgaacGATAAAGGCAGGAGCTGTGCCATTCATTAtaggagaagagaagaaaagaattgCGGCTATATCGTGCCGCCGTCATGGAGGTACAAAGGAGTCGAAGGCCAAAACACTTCCAAAATACACAAACCTAGAACCAAGGACCTAATGTACCACGAGGGCGCTCCTTCTTTGAGCAATGTCCTCTTTTGTGCGTAATACGACTTGATGAGCCGTCATacatttgttttgaaaaatccGTCGATTCCTTTCTTTCCAGATGTTGCACGCAATGTATTAGGGCTTTGTTATAATAGGTGGCACAAAATTGTGCACATTGTACTAGAGGTGTATCCATCTGGATTTACTTGGTTGCCTACTTGCATGTTAAATAAGGACTGCATATGGAAAGACAGAGGGGAATGCTTGTTTTCAGTCCATTACCTAAAAAATCTCTAGAATTAATTGCTTGCAAGGTGTAACACCAAGAAATTTTCACTCATGCATCATTGGAACCTTTAAAGACATACTTTTCTGATTTGCACCGTGACACTATGGTAAGAAACACCTATCAGCTTTCTTATATACCGTAAAATTTGTGTTGCAGAGGCCATGTGTAGTCGATCACAAGTCACTATTTCTGCTTTGGTCAAGATGTGATATTGGTCAACCCTTATATCGCTCAGGTGAGTCCGCAAGGACCTTCTGCTGAAGCACGGCTAGTTCTAGGTATACAACATGGACATAGGTTATGAATAGACAAGCCTCAAGCTACAAGGTAAGCAAAAGAAAGAAGGATGATAAAAATCTTCATGGTCGCTGCCTTCTTTAGTCTTCGAGATCAAAAGGCTAGGTTGTGCTGTAAAAGGCCCAGTCCATTTCAGAGCTCATTCCCGGCCTGGTAAGGCAAAAAGGGTTGTTAAGTCGGGCAGTTTGGGCCCAAACCAGACTGGCCTAATTATCATTACATTGGAgaataattaagtaaataattGTGTTGGGccaagctaatctttttgggCTTCCTTGTTGCAGCCGACATGGGCGGGCCAGAAATTTGGATCCAAACATGAGGCCGATCGAGCTGCATGGGCCATATTTTTGTTAGGCCAGGCCTACTTATGTATACAGTCCTCTAAAAATACCGCGTATACATTTCCGCTCAAAAAAGAAATGTGTATACATTTCGGTACGTACGTATGTCCCtctaaacaaaacaaaacagaaaAAATATATCCTCAAACAAAAGAAAGGTACAATGTGGCACGTACCGGATTCGTGGGACAGCTTCTTCTGTAGCACGTCGTTGGGATCTCCATCCGCCACCCGCGGCTGAGCGGCCTCACCAGCAGCGGGGACGGCGAGCAAGGCGTCGACGTCGACTCCGCAGTACTGGGCTAGGTACTCCCACAAGCTGATGCTGTCTTGGTCTGCAGGGGCTGCTTGGCTTTGgacgtcctcctcctcttgctggGCACCcgcggcgggaggcggcggcggcgccattgCATGATCGATCGAGCTGAATCTGGTGGTCGATCGGGGCAGGGTTGTGATCTGACCGGCCGCAGAGGAGAAGGACGGTCTATTGAAACGGCAGTCTTGTCTAGCGAGTGAGACGTACCAACATTATATAGGAGTAGTAGACTATATTATTCTGGCTGCTAATTAAGCGCATGGATTTGTAGGCAGGCGGCGGCGAGACGGATCGAACGGGAGCCCTCCATATGATAACGCCCGCAGCCATCTGGCAGTGCCGAGAGGACGGGGCTTGGCCACGTGGAAGATCTTGCGGAGCGTCGCCGGTGCGGCAGAGAGATCGCATCGATCAAGCACTGCgtgactgcatgcatgcatgcactatcCTCGCGTCACCACGCAGCGCTCTATCTATTCCGATTTCCGATCATATCCCTCTAGCTCTCTCCTCCAAATCATGCACCGTACCTCATTTACTGTTAGCAGtatatatttcaaaataatGAGTCACACATTAACCTAGGGCGGCTTGAGATTTTAGTGGTCCCGAGCGAAACTAAAAACGATTTTTATTGaacataaatattgaaatatttatatattaattaaaaaataatattttagataGAGTCTGTGAGTATTTAAGATAATTTAGAACAACTTGAAATGCGTCCGTTACAATAAGTTGGAACAACTTGTAATGTGTCCGATCTGACTTATTCCAGGTTGCTTCAGCTGACAATCGAATGTATTCCAGGTTATTCCAGCTTATCATAAATGATTGCGGgaacaaaattatcgtaaatgctcACGAGAACAAAATTGTGAGGGATCAGAGTACATGTACATATGCTTACGTTAATACATGCTAGCTATGTAGAGATACTCACTCGATCAGTTGTATCTGTATACCTATGTACAGCTTGCTACATGCAGCTCTAGTTACTCACCAGTACATGCAGTAGATAGGTTTTAGTGGTCCCCAGCAAAACTAAAAAGAGATCTCattgaacataaatatttaaatatttatatatttacaaAAACATCTGCGAGTATTTACGATAAACTGGAATAACTTGAAATGCGTCTATTACAATAAGCTGGAACAACTTTTAATGCGTCCGATCGGACGTATTACAGGTTGTTTCAGCTGACGATCGGATGTATTTCAGGTTATTCCAGCTTATCGTAAATGCTTGTGGGaacaaaattattgtaaatgctCACAGGAGCAAATTTGTGAGGGATCAGAGTACACGTACGTATGCTTATGTTAATACGTGCTAGATAGGTAGAGATACTCACTCGATCAGCTGTATCTGCATGCTTATGTACAACTTGCTATGTGCAGCTCTAGTTACTCACCAGTACACGCAGCAGGTAGCTTGCatccatagtatggttttggagCTATTACTCGTAGGTGCCAGCACCACAGCACAAACACTGCGCTGGTAGATAGCTGCTTAATGCTAAATGGCTAGGTTCAGTTGCTGGTGTTCGATTGGCTGCGTGCTTCTGTGATTGGTAGCATGAATGGTCAGATTTTGTGACGGTGATGATTGGGCACACGCGGGAGCCGCCCCCGTACTGTGCAACGTAGTCGGACCCATCGATCGCTAGAGCGAGCGGGGACTTTTTCATATTCAAACGTGCAATCTTAGCAAGGGTCGGATCTATTTGAGGTGGAATAGAAACTATAGAGGAGAAAAATCAGCGACAAAAACTCATATAGCAATGGCTGACGCCTGTCCTCGATCGCAGCTGCAAGCATATGAAACGCCTTGGAGTCGTGGTTCCGCGGAATGTAGAAAACTAAACTATTTGGATGGAAGAAAACATGAAATAGGCAAACGGCCAAATAGCCTAGACATACATGCAAGTCACTTGATCTTTTATAGACTGAAAGAACCAGACCATGTACATCTTGCTATACGGACTGTTAGGTTTACTGCTATTTTGGATTTAGTTCTATTTGTTATCATGTAAGTTATTAGACATATATATTATACACAAATATATGAAGAGAGAACCTTTATTTTGGAGACCCAGGGCGTCCTCCTGGCTTGACTCGCTCAGGCCCGGCCCT
This genomic window from Phragmites australis chromosome 7, lpPhrAust1.1, whole genome shotgun sequence contains:
- the LOC133923719 gene encoding vacuolar iron transporter homolog 5-like: MAMNVDGKVDAENPALSCVDDDESSLDLAARANWLRAAVLGANDGLVSTASLMLGVGAVKPDARAMVVSGFAGLLAGACSMAIGEFVSVCSQRDVEIAQLERDGGEEKKALPSPVQAAAASALAFSVGALVPLLAAGFIGDYRLRVGVVIGVATAALAAFGCVGAVLGRSPVARSCARVVVGGWAAMSVTFGLMRLFRASGI